A single genomic interval of Dyella sp. GSA-30 harbors:
- a CDS encoding VirB3 family type IV secretion system protein, translating into MHKNAMFRGCTRPPMFMGVPYVPFFFGAGSCLLLAMYTNFFYLILIPIVIFIMRQMARRDELIFRLLGLRVQFRTRVRNLRENDGMWVFTPNNHRVPGKAKK; encoded by the coding sequence ATGCATAAGAACGCCATGTTTCGCGGCTGTACGCGCCCGCCGATGTTTATGGGGGTTCCTTACGTCCCCTTTTTCTTCGGCGCAGGCTCGTGCTTGTTGTTGGCCATGTATACCAATTTCTTCTATCTGATCCTGATACCGATCGTCATATTCATCATGCGCCAGATGGCCAGACGCGATGAGTTGATTTTTCGGCTACTGGGTTTGCGGGTTCAGTTCCGCACTCGCGTACGCAATCTGCGAGAGAACGATGGCATGTGGGTATTCACGCCTAACAACCACCGCGTTCCGGGCAAGGCGAAGAAGTAA
- a CDS encoding TrbC/VirB2 family protein — protein MAPYSDNTKRLLNFMIMGTILCLIALPDLAFAQNSFQDTGNKVCGFFGSINSILNMSSIAVVTAAVVFSGYQIAFAHKRIGDVAPVLIGGVMIGAAGQIAKMVIGDTGQTCNNGGTTTMIVQHLLNRYA, from the coding sequence TCCGACAACACCAAACGCCTGCTCAACTTCATGATCATGGGCACGATCCTTTGTCTCATTGCTCTGCCTGACCTGGCATTTGCGCAAAACAGTTTCCAGGACACAGGTAACAAGGTCTGCGGTTTCTTCGGCAGCATCAACAGCATCCTGAACATGTCGTCGATTGCCGTGGTGACTGCTGCGGTCGTGTTCTCTGGCTACCAGATTGCATTCGCGCACAAGCGCATCGGTGATGTCGCTCCCGTCCTGATCGGTGGCGTGATGATCGGCGCAGCAGGCCAGATTGCAAAGATGGTCATCGGCGATACCGGCCAGACCTGCAACAACGGCGGCACCACCACCATGATCGTGCAGCACCTGCTGAATCGCTATGCATAA